Proteins encoded within one genomic window of Bacillus thuringiensis:
- a CDS encoding DUF47 domain-containing protein, whose protein sequence is MVFKSKKDKFSEMLMNVSENLKEGAQFFVEYKIKNASDLKEFSMRMKEYESKGDSFIHEIIMELNKAFITPIEREDILQLAMSMDDVLDGLDHSAGLFEMYSITEADEYMIKFVEAINQCAIEIANSVELLSKKKLVDIRTNAIKIKDYESQCDDIRRHAIKHLFSREKDPIKIIQYKEIYEELEEVADSCQSVANVLETIIMKNA, encoded by the coding sequence ATGGTCTTTAAATCAAAAAAAGATAAATTTTCTGAAATGTTAATGAATGTTTCCGAAAATTTAAAAGAAGGCGCGCAGTTTTTCGTGGAGTATAAAATTAAAAATGCTAGCGATTTAAAAGAGTTTTCTATGCGCATGAAAGAGTATGAGTCAAAAGGTGACTCATTTATTCACGAAATCATTATGGAGCTAAACAAAGCGTTTATTACTCCTATTGAACGTGAGGACATCCTACAACTTGCAATGAGTATGGATGATGTATTAGACGGATTAGATCATAGTGCTGGTCTATTCGAAATGTATTCTATTACAGAAGCTGATGAATACATGATTAAATTCGTTGAAGCAATTAATCAATGTGCGATTGAGATTGCAAATTCTGTTGAACTACTGTCTAAAAAGAAATTAGTCGACATTCGCACAAATGCGATTAAGATTAAGGATTACGAATCACAATGTGATGATATTCGCCGTCATGCGATTAAGCACTTATTCTCTCGTGAGAAAGATCCGATTAAGATTATTCAATACAAAGAGATTTACGAAGAGCTTGAAGAAGTAGCGGATAGCTGCCAAAGCGTTGCAAACGTATTAGAAACAATTATTATGAAGAACGCATAA
- a CDS encoding DUF72 domain-containing protein: protein MLFIGVTGWGDHDSLYIDPYENRNKLRTYSEYFPIVEVDSSFYAMQPARNYTKWAMETPKDFSFIVKAYQGMTGHMKGEIPFSTFDEMFDVYKQSILPLIEADKLKTILFQYPPWFDCKKKNVDFLRYTKEKMEGLPCAIEFRNQTWFYPEMRDKTLQFLEKEKWIHTICDEPQAGMGSVPLILEVTNAEMVLIRFHGRNVHGWLDKGENWRAVRCLYRYNNKELEEWVERLEQLKKKTKDIYILFNNNSGGDAADNAKQLMKMMNITYGEPKPEQLNLFE from the coding sequence TTGCTTTTCATTGGAGTGACAGGGTGGGGAGATCATGATTCTTTATATATAGACCCCTATGAAAATAGAAATAAATTACGAACATATAGTGAGTATTTTCCTATAGTCGAAGTGGATAGTTCATTTTATGCAATGCAACCTGCACGAAACTATACAAAATGGGCAATGGAAACACCGAAAGATTTTTCTTTTATCGTAAAAGCATATCAAGGAATGACAGGACATATGAAAGGTGAAATCCCTTTTTCTACGTTTGATGAGATGTTTGATGTGTACAAACAATCTATTCTTCCTTTAATAGAAGCTGATAAATTAAAAACAATTTTATTTCAATATCCACCATGGTTTGATTGTAAAAAGAAAAATGTGGATTTTCTTCGATATACGAAAGAAAAAATGGAAGGTTTGCCGTGTGCGATAGAATTTCGAAATCAAACATGGTTTTATCCAGAAATGAGAGATAAGACGTTACAGTTTTTGGAAAAGGAGAAATGGATTCATACAATTTGTGATGAGCCACAGGCAGGGATGGGTTCAGTACCGCTCATATTAGAAGTAACGAATGCAGAGATGGTGTTAATACGTTTTCATGGCCGGAATGTTCATGGTTGGCTTGATAAAGGAGAGAATTGGAGAGCGGTTCGCTGTTTATATCGCTACAATAATAAAGAATTAGAAGAATGGGTAGAAAGACTAGAACAATTAAAAAAGAAGACAAAGGACATATATATACTATTTAATAATAATTCAGGCGGAGATGCAGCTGATAATGCGAAACAGCTTATGAAAATGATGAACATTACATATGGTGAGCCAAAGCCTGAGCAATTAAATTTGTTTGAATGA
- a CDS encoding Gly-Xaa-Xaa repeat protein encodes MNNKNKGKVFYGNDCCEVRACSHINISKSELTEFVRLLQALGQAIQAVFQNPSQANIDNLIVALNNLQKFLNCLDLSPAQKQIGNSIIANLLTILRTTPFSCGALYVELQSLLNYLLYIAKLFKVDCCTIDKLVRLITEIQTILVQYGSGCLGGGGATGATGATGATGATGPQGPAGAQGATGPQGPAGAQGATGPQGPQGAQGPAGVQGATGPQGPQGIQGPAGATGATGAQGPQGAQGPAGATGATGAQGVQGPAGATGATGAQGIQGPAGATGATGATGAQGPAGATGATGAQGVQGPAGATGATGAQGVQGPAGATGATGAQGVQGPAGATGATGAQGIQGPAGATGATGAQGIQGPAGATGATGAQGIQGPAGAQGATGPQGPAGATGATGAQGIQGPAGATGATGPAGTPIPVTIAAIGNSNPQTISPGTNIQFNQVFELTNISFNDTSDTLTILETGVYDISFSASTTFPGSSPFGFGISFNGQPPTRNFSTNVIGSAVSFSTIVTLQAGTTIAVQPTANTISIPNTGDTTATLSVFRIY; translated from the coding sequence ATGAACAATAAAAATAAAGGAAAAGTATTTTATGGTAATGATTGTTGCGAAGTCAGAGCTTGCAGTCATATTAACATCTCTAAGTCCGAACTTACAGAATTCGTTAGACTTCTTCAAGCTCTTGGTCAAGCTATTCAAGCTGTCTTTCAAAACCCTTCTCAAGCTAATATCGATAACTTGATTGTTGCCCTAAATAACCTACAAAAATTCCTCAATTGCTTAGATTTGTCTCCTGCCCAAAAACAAATTGGAAATTCTATTATTGCTAATCTATTAACTATTTTAAGAACAACACCTTTCTCATGCGGAGCATTGTACGTTGAGCTACAAAGCTTGCTTAATTATTTATTGTATATCGCTAAGTTATTCAAAGTAGATTGTTGTACGATCGACAAACTAGTTAGACTCATAACAGAGATCCAAACTATCCTAGTTCAATATGGATCAGGTTGTCTTGGAGGTGGAGGAGCAACAGGCGCTACTGGTGCTACTGGTGCTACTGGTGCTACTGGGCCTCAAGGACCGGCGGGTGCTCAAGGTGCTACTGGGCCTCAAGGACCAGCGGGTGCTCAAGGTGCTACTGGACCTCAAGGACCTCAAGGTGCTCAAGGACCAGCAGGTGTTCAAGGTGCTACTGGGCCTCAAGGGCCTCAAGGTATTCAAGGACCAGCAGGCGCTACTGGTGCTACTGGTGCTCAAGGACCTCAAGGTGCTCAAGGACCTGCAGGCGCAACAGGGGCTACTGGTGCTCAAGGTGTTCAAGGACCAGCGGGGGCTACTGGCGCTACTGGTGCTCAAGGTATTCAAGGGCCAGCGGGGGCTACTGGCGCAACAGGGGCTACTGGTGCTCAAGGGCCAGCGGGCGCAACAGGGGCTACTGGTGCTCAAGGTGTTCAAGGACCTGCAGGGGCTACTGGCGCTACTGGTGCTCAAGGTGTTCAAGGACCTGCAGGGGCTACTGGCGCTACTGGTGCTCAAGGTGTTCAAGGACCTGCAGGGGCTACTGGCGCTACTGGTGCTCAAGGTATTCAAGGACCTGCAGGGGCTACTGGCGCTACTGGTGCTCAAGGTATTCAAGGACCTGCAGGGGCTACTGGCGCTACTGGTGCTCAAGGTATTCAAGGACCAGCAGGCGCTCAAGGTGCTACTGGACCTCAAGGACCTGCAGGGGCTACTGGCGCTACTGGTGCTCAAGGTATTCAAGGGCCAGCGGGGGCTACTGGCGCAACAGGACCAGCGGGTACTCCAATTCCTGTAACTATCGCAGCAATCGGAAACTCTAATCCACAAACCATATCCCCTGGAACAAACATCCAATTCAACCAAGTTTTCGAATTAACTAACATCTCTTTCAACGATACTTCAGATACTTTAACAATTTTAGAAACAGGCGTATATGATATTAGTTTCTCAGCGTCTACAACTTTCCCAGGATCTTCACCATTTGGATTCGGTATTTCATTCAATGGCCAACCACCTACTCGTAATTTCTCAACTAACGTTATCGGTAGTGCTGTTTCTTTCTCTACAATCGTTACTTTACAAGCTGGTACAACGATTGCTGTACAGCCTACAGCAAACACAATTTCTATTCCTAACACAGGTGATACAACTGCAACACTATCCGTATTCCGAATTTACTAA
- a CDS encoding transglycosylase domain-containing protein, producing the protein MKLKNTHLKKMQEWFNKRKKLRNSLIVLGSLLATLFIAINIIISIQDISELKQAVPQPTLIYDANNEVATKLASSKTEGVKRKDIPDIMVQAIVAVEDKEFFNHHGIYYSGIISAVFKNITAGEVVAGGSTITQQLAKNVFLTQDRTFSRKIKEYFLTKKIERTYTKDEIIEMYMNQIYFGEGAWGIKRAAKSYFDKDVKDLTISEAATIAGLIKAPSAYSPYKNFNKSIERRNVVLSLMKEQGYISDEQYNKEKESGLVLKRGVDDKYKGKYSQYVDYIVREAMDKYELTQNEILAGGYRIYTELDPKKQQAVEDVVNNDGYFKDSGSDQLMQTGVVLMNPKTGGVPALVGGRGPYQFLQFNHATQLKRQPGSTLKPLAVYVPALEQGYEVYDVLKDEPFNIKEYKPQNSDHTFHGDVTMYEAVAKSYNVSAVWLLEQIGLDKGLKSLERFGIPLVPEDRTYPIALGGMHVGTSPFVMAQAYSTFANDGVQVEAHAIREIQNAEGETIGKWYKKETRVTSEKIAQKMTYLLKGVVEKGTGEKAKVNNVDTAGKTGTTQIVNGPSNGAKDSWFVGYTPDLVGAIWVGYDKTDSDHYVPGGSQITTTMFRDIMKKANANPAQKAFQLSLISEADYKKQLNTIEEEKRRKEEEKRRQEEEQQRKKEQQEWLDKVKEWIPSFW; encoded by the coding sequence ATGAAATTGAAGAACACTCACTTAAAAAAAATGCAGGAGTGGTTCAACAAGAGGAAGAAACTTCGTAATTCATTAATTGTATTAGGAAGTTTACTTGCTACTTTATTTATTGCTATAAATATAATAATTTCTATTCAAGACATATCTGAATTAAAGCAAGCTGTTCCACAACCGACCTTAATTTATGATGCAAATAATGAAGTTGCGACTAAATTAGCTTCTTCTAAAACAGAAGGTGTTAAGAGGAAAGATATTCCTGATATTATGGTTCAGGCAATTGTTGCAGTAGAAGATAAGGAATTTTTTAACCATCATGGTATTTACTATAGTGGAATTATAAGTGCAGTTTTTAAAAATATTACAGCAGGAGAAGTTGTAGCAGGTGGGAGTACAATTACACAACAACTTGCGAAAAATGTATTTCTGACACAAGATCGTACGTTCTCGCGTAAAATAAAGGAATATTTTTTAACAAAAAAAATAGAACGTACGTATACGAAAGATGAAATTATCGAAATGTACATGAACCAAATTTATTTTGGTGAAGGAGCTTGGGGTATAAAAAGGGCAGCTAAGTCTTATTTTGATAAAGATGTAAAAGATTTAACAATTTCAGAGGCTGCAACGATTGCGGGTTTGATTAAAGCACCGTCTGCGTATTCGCCTTATAAAAACTTTAATAAATCAATCGAACGACGTAATGTTGTATTAAGTTTAATGAAAGAGCAAGGATATATTTCTGACGAACAGTATAATAAAGAAAAAGAGAGCGGTCTTGTGTTAAAACGTGGTGTTGATGATAAATACAAGGGGAAGTACTCTCAATATGTAGACTATATTGTTAGAGAAGCGATGGACAAGTACGAATTAACACAAAATGAAATTTTAGCAGGTGGTTATCGTATTTATACAGAGCTTGATCCGAAAAAACAACAGGCTGTAGAAGACGTTGTGAATAATGATGGTTATTTCAAAGATAGTGGCTCAGACCAACTTATGCAAACAGGTGTAGTTCTTATGAATCCAAAAACAGGTGGTGTACCAGCGTTAGTTGGAGGCAGAGGGCCGTATCAGTTTTTACAGTTTAATCATGCAACCCAATTAAAAAGACAACCTGGCTCAACGTTAAAGCCTCTGGCTGTATATGTACCAGCGTTAGAGCAAGGGTATGAAGTGTACGATGTATTAAAAGATGAACCATTTAATATTAAAGAATATAAACCGCAAAATAGCGATCATACTTTTCACGGTGATGTGACAATGTATGAAGCTGTGGCAAAGTCGTACAATGTTTCAGCTGTTTGGCTATTAGAGCAAATTGGATTAGATAAAGGATTGAAGTCTTTAGAGCGATTTGGTATTCCGTTAGTGCCAGAAGATCGTACGTACCCAATTGCTTTAGGCGGGATGCATGTCGGGACCTCTCCATTTGTAATGGCTCAAGCATACAGTACATTTGCAAATGACGGTGTTCAAGTGGAAGCTCATGCGATTAGGGAGATACAAAATGCTGAAGGTGAAACAATTGGAAAGTGGTATAAGAAAGAGACACGGGTGACGAGCGAGAAAATTGCTCAAAAGATGACATATTTATTAAAAGGTGTTGTCGAAAAGGGTACGGGCGAAAAGGCGAAAGTTAATAATGTCGATACAGCAGGTAAAACAGGGACTACTCAAATTGTAAATGGACCAAGCAACGGTGCAAAGGATTCGTGGTTTGTTGGATATACACCAGATTTAGTAGGTGCGATTTGGGTAGGATATGATAAAACAGATAGCGATCATTATGTTCCAGGTGGGAGTCAAATTACGACGACAATGTTCCGGGATATTATGAAAAAAGCGAATGCCAATCCAGCTCAAAAAGCATTCCAGTTATCGCTCATATCTGAGGCTGATTATAAAAAACAATTGAATACAATTGAAGAGGAAAAACGAAGAAAAGAAGAAGAGAAGAGAAGGCAAGAAGAGGAACAACAAAGAAAAAAAGAGCAACAAGAATGGCTTGATAAAGTGAAAGAGTGGATTCCATCATTTTGGTAA
- a CDS encoding sulfite exporter TauE/SafE family protein — MEYIMLLFIGLIAGTVGSLVGLGGGIIIVPLLIGLHSLSPQLAVGTSMVTVVFTGLSSTLTYMKHKRVDYKSGLILFIGSGPGGIIGSWANKFLNQDTFSLYFGIFLIFVSILLMLRDKLKPLSLSNMTVIKRSFTDNEGNTVHYQFPPLLAIFIAFIVGFISGLFGIGGGALLVPAMMLLFAFPAHIAVATSMFIVFLSAIVSSATHISLGNVSWIYALILIPGAWIGGKIGAYINTKLSGKAVINLLRITLMILGTRLIITSFL, encoded by the coding sequence TTGGAATACATCATGTTACTTTTCATCGGGCTAATCGCCGGGACAGTCGGGAGCCTAGTCGGACTTGGTGGCGGAATTATTATTGTTCCGTTATTAATCGGATTACACAGTCTATCACCACAACTTGCAGTAGGAACTTCAATGGTAACAGTCGTTTTTACAGGACTATCTTCCACCCTTACTTATATGAAACATAAACGAGTAGATTACAAAAGTGGTCTTATTTTATTTATCGGGAGTGGCCCTGGTGGTATCATCGGCTCATGGGCAAACAAATTTTTAAACCAAGATACATTTTCTTTATATTTTGGGATTTTCCTTATTTTTGTCTCCATCCTTCTTATGTTACGAGACAAATTAAAACCCCTTTCTTTATCAAATATGACTGTAATTAAGCGTTCTTTTACAGATAACGAAGGAAACACTGTACACTATCAATTTCCACCGCTTCTCGCTATCTTTATCGCCTTTATAGTTGGTTTTATATCTGGTTTATTTGGAATTGGTGGCGGTGCCTTACTTGTTCCCGCAATGATGCTCCTTTTTGCATTCCCAGCACATATTGCTGTAGCAACTTCGATGTTTATCGTATTTCTATCAGCAATTGTAAGTTCTGCAACTCACATCTCCCTTGGAAATGTCAGCTGGATTTATGCATTAATTCTTATTCCTGGTGCATGGATCGGTGGAAAAATCGGGGCTTATATCAATACAAAATTGAGCGGTAAGGCCGTAATTAATTTATTACGTATTACATTAATGATTCTCGGAACTAGATTAATTATTACTTCTTTTTTATAA
- a CDS encoding ATP-binding protein, which produces MLPNDDIVSHEKRIEELENKVRFYEKLVNQLPHHFTYKNPHIGLQIKKTRSTHSIQNIPKENKEADFQLTCDSLFLFKQLETYFVHIFDAFSHHVTFVDSKGNITLCNQAAADDFGVVRNDIIGKPIQQLLNLPEEKIKALETLRTGTEIYNEEVLDKNYGILNNRIIRDYNGEIFRVISVFHYLNTERDAEKFSLAGRIAAGIAHEVRNPLTTVRGYLQFLQESVSPSNKELFKNLLIPELDRANSIITKFLSISKTREFTREPFPINTFLREYIQQLLASEVFLHNISIDYNFSTELDDVLVHIDRHELVQVFLNLFQNAVDAQGENKLSIQITSYRLDNFVRITFTDNGIGIPPAIQEYIFDPFFSTKDSGTGLGLSVTKKIIQNHNGTLKMTSNEDGTTFTISIPILPKTALERLNQYK; this is translated from the coding sequence ATGCTTCCAAACGATGATATTGTATCTCATGAAAAACGAATAGAAGAACTAGAAAATAAAGTACGTTTTTATGAAAAACTTGTGAATCAATTACCACATCATTTCACATATAAAAATCCACATATTGGTTTACAAATAAAGAAAACGAGATCGACTCATTCCATTCAAAACATACCAAAAGAGAATAAAGAGGCTGATTTTCAACTTACTTGCGATTCATTGTTTTTATTTAAACAACTTGAAACATACTTTGTTCATATTTTTGATGCTTTTTCACATCATGTAACCTTTGTTGATAGTAAAGGAAATATAACTTTATGTAATCAAGCTGCCGCAGATGATTTTGGTGTAGTACGAAATGATATAATTGGGAAGCCGATTCAACAATTACTAAACTTGCCAGAAGAAAAAATTAAAGCACTTGAAACATTAAGAACGGGCACTGAAATATATAATGAAGAAGTTTTAGACAAAAACTATGGCATTTTAAATAACCGAATTATTCGTGATTATAACGGAGAGATTTTTAGAGTTATTAGTGTTTTTCATTATTTAAACACAGAACGTGATGCAGAGAAATTTTCGTTAGCAGGGCGAATCGCAGCTGGGATTGCACATGAAGTACGCAATCCTCTTACAACCGTACGAGGATATTTACAATTTTTGCAAGAGAGTGTTTCTCCATCTAATAAAGAACTATTTAAAAACTTACTTATTCCTGAATTAGATCGCGCAAATAGTATCATTACAAAATTTTTATCTATTTCAAAAACACGCGAATTTACAAGAGAACCGTTTCCTATTAATACATTTTTACGTGAGTATATTCAACAGTTACTAGCTAGTGAAGTCTTTTTACATAACATTTCAATTGATTATAATTTTTCTACCGAATTAGATGATGTATTAGTCCATATTGATCGTCATGAACTTGTACAAGTTTTTTTAAACTTATTCCAGAACGCTGTCGATGCTCAAGGTGAAAACAAACTTTCTATCCAAATCACTAGTTACCGCCTAGATAATTTTGTTCGTATTACTTTCACTGATAATGGGATTGGTATTCCACCAGCCATTCAAGAATATATCTTTGATCCATTCTTCTCAACAAAAGATTCCGGCACAGGGCTCGGCTTGTCAGTAACGAAAAAAATTATTCAAAATCATAATGGTACATTAAAAATGACTAGTAATGAAGATGGTACAACTTTTACTATTTCAATTCCAATCCTACCTAAAACAGCCCTTGAAAGATTAAATCAATACAAATAA
- a CDS encoding tyrosine-type recombinase/integrase, whose amino-acid sequence MKQAGQPIQNEKQLETIKNILLQSSKRDGLLFVLAVNSGLKVSEILQLKVSDVIDENENVRHSILFYNEKVKKHKWFAVNEDLQHAIEDYMKERKTWKRNEPLLKSQKGTKSITRQHAWYILNKAAKEVGLEGISSHTLRKTWGYCAYKSGVDIAFLQHFFDHSTPSKTLKYIGIA is encoded by the coding sequence ATGAAACAAGCAGGACAACCTATTCAAAATGAAAAACAATTAGAAACTATCAAAAATATACTTTTACAATCTTCGAAACGTGATGGCTTATTATTCGTATTAGCTGTAAATTCTGGCTTAAAAGTAAGTGAAATCTTACAATTAAAAGTTAGTGATGTAATCGATGAAAATGAAAATGTTCGCCATTCCATTTTATTTTACAATGAAAAAGTAAAGAAACATAAATGGTTTGCTGTGAATGAAGACTTACAGCACGCGATCGAAGACTACATGAAAGAACGTAAAACTTGGAAACGTAATGAACCGTTATTAAAGTCTCAAAAGGGAACAAAATCTATTACGAGACAACATGCATGGTACATTTTAAACAAAGCTGCAAAAGAAGTTGGATTAGAAGGGATTAGCTCACATACACTTCGAAAAACTTGGGGATATTGTGCATACAAATCAGGTGTTGACATTGCATTTTTACAACACTTCTTTGACCATAGTACTCCATCAAAAACTTTAAAGTATATCGGTATTGCTTAA
- a CDS encoding sensor histidine kinase — protein sequence MKNRSIVFKLFLLTSTLFTIIFLLFFLGQSLFLEKFYINKKVKTVQTAFEKFVDTYEKSGKSYEEIRKLKQEFHDKTNADMQFLNSEGIIKSDNNYYIDVTNPKNNETYSIPLNNLLTPEEYKKFENLGLKKDDMINVVGLVREKTITPIELTTSYNRWQNERFNSDFSSINGNPSKNRLTSRYKPVTQIEFTGIVSKLQLPSKAEVRLANDIETLRAVQYFAEIIRNGTANSHQLNTYIIDGGENIKNSIFVKPIMKDGKITEYAFAIASLQPVNEAMLVLKDYYVYALIIVFLVIILLSFYYSKIIVKPLIKINRVTKKMANFDFSEKLPVTADDEIGGLSGSINTLSVNLKDRIDRLNVANTKLQQDIERERQLEKTRKEFISGVSHELKTPLSVIRSFAEGIKDGVSKDTTYYTDVILEETENMNRLIVEMLELAKLESGTYKLDMTTFSIGELIQQVYTKLLFSMEEKHLQVNIDVDPSIFVKANRSRIEQVVVNLLSNAIRYTPDGEKIQVSVMAMEDTVKVEIENTGNPIPEESLEKIWDRFYRLDASRSRHTGGTGLGLSIVKNILDLHHAEYGVYNTTNSVVFYFNLQKVKEVK from the coding sequence GTGAAAAACAGAAGTATCGTCTTTAAACTATTTTTATTAACATCAACATTATTTACAATCATATTCCTCCTCTTTTTCCTAGGACAATCTCTATTTTTAGAGAAATTTTATATTAATAAAAAAGTAAAAACAGTTCAAACTGCTTTTGAGAAGTTCGTAGATACTTACGAAAAAAGTGGTAAAAGTTATGAAGAAATTAGAAAACTAAAACAAGAATTTCATGATAAAACCAATGCTGATATGCAATTTTTAAATTCTGAAGGCATTATTAAAAGTGACAATAATTACTACATTGATGTCACTAATCCTAAAAATAATGAAACATATTCCATTCCGCTCAATAATCTTTTAACGCCCGAAGAATATAAAAAATTCGAAAACTTAGGATTGAAAAAAGATGACATGATAAATGTCGTCGGTTTGGTACGAGAGAAAACAATAACACCAATAGAATTAACAACAAGTTATAATCGATGGCAAAACGAACGTTTCAATTCAGATTTTTCATCCATTAATGGCAACCCTTCTAAAAATAGACTTACAAGCCGATACAAACCTGTGACTCAAATTGAATTCACTGGTATTGTATCTAAGTTACAGCTTCCATCGAAAGCCGAGGTTCGTCTTGCAAATGATATTGAAACATTACGAGCCGTTCAATATTTTGCAGAAATTATTAGAAATGGTACTGCTAACTCACATCAATTGAACACTTATATAATAGATGGCGGGGAGAATATAAAAAATAGTATCTTTGTAAAACCTATTATGAAAGATGGAAAAATTACAGAATATGCTTTTGCAATAGCATCTTTGCAACCTGTTAATGAAGCCATGCTTGTTTTAAAGGATTATTATGTCTATGCCTTAATCATCGTTTTTCTCGTAATTATTTTGTTATCCTTCTACTATTCAAAAATCATTGTGAAACCATTAATTAAAATTAATCGCGTTACAAAGAAAATGGCCAATTTTGATTTTAGTGAGAAATTACCTGTGACAGCAGACGATGAAATTGGCGGGCTTTCCGGTAGTATTAATACGTTATCTGTAAACTTAAAAGATCGAATCGATCGGTTAAATGTTGCCAACACAAAATTACAACAAGATATTGAACGTGAACGTCAATTAGAGAAAACGCGAAAAGAATTCATTTCTGGTGTATCACACGAATTAAAAACACCGCTTAGTGTAATTAGAAGTTTTGCAGAAGGAATTAAAGATGGTGTTAGTAAAGATACGACGTATTACACAGATGTTATTTTAGAAGAAACAGAAAACATGAACAGACTTATTGTTGAAATGTTAGAATTAGCAAAATTAGAATCAGGTACGTACAAACTAGATATGACGACATTCTCAATCGGTGAATTAATTCAACAAGTCTATACAAAGTTATTATTTAGCATGGAGGAAAAACATTTACAAGTGAATATAGATGTAGACCCTTCTATATTTGTGAAAGCGAATCGTAGTCGTATTGAGCAAGTGGTTGTGAACTTACTTAGCAATGCAATTCGCTATACGCCAGATGGAGAAAAAATACAAGTCTCCGTTATGGCAATGGAAGATACAGTAAAAGTCGAAATCGAAAACACAGGAAACCCTATTCCAGAAGAAAGTCTTGAAAAAATTTGGGATCGTTTCTACCGTTTAGACGCATCTCGTAGCCGTCATACTGGTGGTACTGGTCTCGGTTTATCTATTGTAAAAAACATTTTAGATCTCCACCATGCCGAATACGGCGTATATAACACGACTAATAGTGTTGTATTCTACTTTAATTTACAAAAAGTAAAAGAAGTCAAATAA
- a CDS encoding inorganic phosphate transporter: MDTLLILTVLVVICALAFDFINGFHDTANAIATAVSTKALKPRHAIIMAAIMNFLGAMTFTGVAKTITKDIVDPFALQNGSLVILAALLAAIAWNLITWYYGIPSSSSHAIIGSIAGAAIAAAGISSLNLKGFIKILEALIISPIIAFVIGYIVYSIFKVVFKNFNLTKTNKNFRIFQIFTAALQAYTHGTNDAQKAMGIITMALMANNYHTSSDIPFWVQLSCAIAMGLGTSVGGWKIIKTVGGQIMKIRPVNGVAADLSSSLVIFGATFIHLPVSTTHVISSSILGVGASHRVKGVKWGTAKRMLITWVITLPISASLAALFYSLLHLIF, translated from the coding sequence ATGGATACACTCTTGATACTGACCGTTTTAGTAGTCATTTGCGCTTTAGCTTTTGACTTTATCAATGGATTTCACGATACAGCAAACGCTATTGCAACGGCTGTTTCAACGAAAGCTCTAAAGCCTAGACATGCAATTATTATGGCAGCTATTATGAACTTTTTAGGTGCGATGACTTTTACAGGTGTAGCAAAAACGATTACAAAAGATATCGTTGACCCATTTGCCTTGCAAAATGGTTCTCTTGTAATTTTAGCTGCTTTGCTTGCAGCAATAGCTTGGAATTTAATTACTTGGTACTACGGTATTCCAAGTAGTTCTTCGCATGCGATTATTGGCTCAATCGCAGGTGCAGCTATCGCTGCTGCTGGTATTAGCTCGTTAAATCTTAAAGGATTCATAAAAATTCTTGAAGCTTTAATCATTTCACCGATTATCGCTTTTGTTATTGGTTATATCGTATACAGTATTTTTAAAGTAGTCTTTAAAAACTTTAACTTAACGAAAACGAACAAAAACTTCCGTATATTCCAGATCTTCACTGCCGCATTACAAGCTTATACACACGGTACGAACGATGCGCAAAAAGCAATGGGAATCATTACGATGGCTCTTATGGCCAATAACTATCATACTTCTAGCGACATCCCGTTCTGGGTACAATTATCTTGTGCAATCGCAATGGGTCTTGGTACTTCTGTCGGTGGATGGAAAATTATTAAAACTGTCGGTGGACAAATTATGAAAATTCGTCCTGTAAATGGTGTAGCAGCCGATTTATCATCATCACTTGTTATTTTCGGTGCAACATTTATTCACTTGCCAGTTAGTACGACGCACGTTATCTCTTCTTCTATTTTAGGGGTTGGTGCTTCTCACCGTGTAAAAGGTGTAAAATGGGGAACTGCAAAACGCATGTTAATTACTTGGGTTATCACACTTCCTATTTCAGCTTCATTAGCTGCTTTATTTTACTCTTTATTACACTTAATCTTTTAA
- a CDS encoding DUF3924 domain-containing protein — protein MNTLTIELPKETAEKLDLLKQAYEKKTGASISESTLVQTLISKEFIQAITPFDLQQFVTGKEQH, from the coding sequence ATGAACACATTAACAATTGAATTACCGAAAGAAACGGCTGAAAAACTTGATTTATTAAAACAAGCTTATGAAAAGAAAACAGGTGCTTCTATTTCTGAAAGTACTCTTGTTCAAACACTTATCTCAAAAGAATTTATCCAAGCGATAACTCCTTTTGATTTACAACAATTTGTCACTGGAAAAGAACAGCATTAA